The Brevibacillus brevis genome contains a region encoding:
- a CDS encoding MarR family transcriptional regulator, whose protein sequence is MQNTELSKQRIMQLYIQLVTQQEQRESNLTTRMAEEMQKLESEMGMKLNLTLSEIHFIACIGDHGPINVTTISEKVNLTKGSITRISKKLWKLDLIKRQQLVDNKKEVYYRLTAKGQKLYKIHHQVHQDIEQRFMGFLDKYTPEQLAFSRELLEDLLDWDF, encoded by the coding sequence ATGCAAAACACAGAGCTTTCCAAGCAGCGGATTATGCAGCTTTACATACAGCTCGTTACGCAGCAAGAGCAGCGAGAAAGCAATTTAACTACACGAATGGCGGAAGAGATGCAGAAGCTGGAATCCGAGATGGGAATGAAGCTAAACCTTACGCTATCCGAAATTCATTTCATTGCCTGTATCGGAGATCATGGTCCCATTAACGTCACCACGATTTCGGAAAAAGTCAACTTAACGAAAGGGTCCATAACACGGATCAGCAAAAAGTTATGGAAGCTTGATTTAATTAAAAGGCAACAGCTGGTTGATAATAAGAAAGAAGTGTACTACCGGCTAACCGCAAAGGGACAAAAGCTGTATAAGATTCATCACCAGGTGCATCAGGACATTGAACAGCGATTTATGGGTTTTCTGGATAAATACACACCGGAGCAATTAGCATTTTCCCGCGAACTGCTGGAGGACTTGCTGGATTGGGATTTCTGA
- a CDS encoding monooxygenase codes for MQVDYDVIIVGGGPVGMMVAGELALAKMKVCVLERLKETTPYSRALTVHPRTLEILDLRGLKAKLLDRVKPISTGHFAALDTRLDFSVLDSSSNYTLIIPQHDTEKILEEWAKSLGVEIRREVEVMAVHQDQHGVEVEASVPNGKAVLTALYVVGADGAASIVRKEAGIPFIGKNATFTAMQGDVVLKNPPESGAASHFNEHGLVMIVPLPKGMHRVVLIDPERMAVPKEEPVSLEELRTSLLRILGDDLGISDPFWMTRFGNATLQAQRYRERRIFLAGDAAHIHFPAGGQGMNVGLQEAINLGWKLAAQLKGWAPDWLLDSYHTERFPINTALLTNTQVQSLLFGSMEFSPSVIALRNMVSDLLQIPEANYLLATQISAFNIQYEPDGEMQPHVLNGRRFTELNLRLENGECQNAYELFHSGSFLLLHLGSDERLDNAFDWSKYKHVHVLRASLAEGATDWHDVHTALIRPDGYVAWAVSQSESNPMEAIRKGITHWCGQV; via the coding sequence ATGCAGGTTGATTATGACGTGATTATTGTTGGTGGTGGACCAGTTGGCATGATGGTGGCTGGAGAGCTGGCGTTGGCTAAAATGAAGGTGTGCGTACTTGAGCGGTTAAAGGAAACGACTCCGTATTCACGGGCACTCACTGTACATCCGCGCACACTTGAAATCCTGGATTTGCGCGGGTTGAAAGCGAAATTACTTGATAGAGTAAAGCCGATTTCGACGGGGCATTTTGCTGCGCTTGATACACGCTTGGATTTTTCTGTCTTGGATTCTTCCTCTAACTACACACTGATTATTCCCCAACATGACACGGAGAAGATACTAGAGGAGTGGGCAAAAAGTCTAGGGGTGGAAATACGCAGAGAAGTGGAGGTAATGGCCGTACACCAAGATCAGCACGGGGTTGAGGTTGAGGCTTCCGTGCCGAATGGAAAGGCTGTGCTTACGGCACTCTATGTGGTCGGTGCAGACGGAGCTGCCAGCATTGTCCGCAAGGAGGCAGGCATTCCGTTTATCGGCAAAAATGCTACTTTTACAGCTATGCAGGGGGATGTTGTTTTGAAAAATCCCCCAGAATCAGGAGCTGCTTCACACTTTAATGAGCATGGTTTGGTCATGATTGTACCCTTGCCAAAAGGGATGCATCGGGTGGTGCTGATCGATCCGGAGCGAATGGCAGTGCCAAAGGAAGAACCAGTTTCCTTGGAGGAATTGCGCACTAGTTTACTGCGTATTCTTGGCGACGATTTGGGGATTTCCGACCCGTTTTGGATGACTCGTTTTGGAAATGCGACCTTGCAAGCTCAGCGTTATCGGGAGAGACGGATTTTCCTGGCGGGAGATGCGGCGCATATTCATTTTCCAGCCGGAGGACAGGGGATGAACGTTGGCCTGCAAGAGGCAATCAACCTAGGGTGGAAGCTGGCGGCCCAATTAAAAGGTTGGGCACCGGATTGGCTGTTGGACAGCTATCATACGGAGCGTTTCCCCATCAATACCGCATTGCTAACGAATACTCAGGTGCAGTCGTTGCTGTTCGGTAGTATGGAATTCTCCCCATCCGTTATCGCTTTGAGGAATATGGTGTCCGACCTGCTGCAAATACCCGAGGCAAATTATCTGCTGGCTACCCAAATCTCTGCATTCAATATCCAATATGAACCGGATGGGGAGATGCAGCCGCATGTATTGAATGGTCGACGTTTTACAGAGTTGAATCTGCGTCTGGAGAACGGTGAGTGCCAGAATGCATACGAGCTTTTTCATTCCGGTTCATTCCTTTTGCTACATTTAGGATCGGATGAACGATTGGACAATGCTTTCGATTGGTCGAAATACAAGCATGTCCATGTGCTTCGCGCTTCGCTTGCTGAGGGAGCTACTGACTGGCATGACGTGCATACAGCGCTGATTCGACCGGATGGATATGTCGCTTGGGCTGTTTCCCAGTCAGAGTCTAATCCGATGGAAGCCATTCGGAAAGGAATCACTCACTGGTGCGGGCAAGTTTAA
- a CDS encoding S-layer homology domain-containing protein, translating into MQKAKNRASKDFKKLLATAVLAGSLALPGTGLAATALPFSDIGGNVNKDAILKLNYAGVLKGYTDGTFKPNKEVTRAEFAKVAVLALGYTDAQAKLLQGKTVFKDLPADHWATGYINLAVSQGIIKGYPDGTFKPNHNVKIAEALTVYVQGLKIDVRPSASSEWYIPYLLEADRAGIYDAKETPTAAAPRDIVAKYTDKFMETPVYANGAYYDKDGNAKGTIQKLPVVKGAVASYDKSGKKLKLVGQNKEIEIADSAQVYGNLVVGAQVEYITKNGRVAFLTVVTSDSEIVEGIVKTGLNFTTAVGDEKKFKAIVNGREVVLEVEDGVNVSRSHIGQKFVAVVGDNGKIKSITISDNTTKGIVEKVSSVSGSNSKKELRVDGTTYVLDSKATIKGKAHPEAKATSASFSDIEKDDLVELTLNVDGKVSELVYTKLSFTDTITVDTNKNLIRVAGVNYEVHEDTELFVDEDEVDELDELTSGQIAVLTFDKNGNLVKVEQGVGAATNKLVSDTTAYAAGKLATVKIDGKTYDILTNAKLTVDGDSVSPTMVKTDQFNDHRILTWKYNVGTNDIVELTLEKQTVKGYVTKKSGSKITVNGKVYELLSGVTIDSDAASNDKEYTLTLNNAGKVKAVTGAPRKVSGVVDSVEVRNDDGKVTSAKVEVNGKTYDVTDEDAIEDVDQFEYVTLTLDRDGDVIAASISGKLAKENVSFVGIESRVNKDKYVFFGDVSTSLKMTEDAKIKYYNGNDLKESDLSTKDKVDLWTNDQGHVYAIVVAKR; encoded by the coding sequence TTGCAAAAAGCAAAGAATCGGGCAAGCAAGGATTTCAAAAAATTATTGGCGACAGCGGTTCTGGCAGGTTCGCTTGCATTGCCGGGGACCGGATTGGCTGCTACGGCACTGCCATTCTCCGACATCGGAGGAAACGTTAATAAAGACGCGATTCTGAAATTGAATTATGCAGGTGTGTTAAAAGGATATACCGATGGCACGTTCAAGCCGAATAAAGAAGTGACGAGAGCGGAGTTCGCCAAAGTTGCGGTGCTGGCACTTGGGTACACAGATGCGCAAGCAAAGCTCTTGCAAGGAAAAACAGTCTTTAAAGATCTGCCTGCAGATCACTGGGCGACAGGCTATATCAATCTCGCTGTATCGCAAGGCATTATCAAGGGCTATCCAGATGGCACCTTCAAACCGAATCACAATGTAAAAATTGCGGAAGCGTTGACTGTTTACGTTCAAGGCTTGAAGATCGACGTTCGTCCATCAGCATCAAGCGAGTGGTACATCCCGTACTTGCTGGAAGCGGACAGAGCAGGTATCTACGATGCAAAAGAAACACCGACAGCAGCAGCTCCGCGTGATATCGTCGCGAAGTATACAGATAAGTTCATGGAAACGCCTGTATACGCAAACGGCGCATACTACGACAAAGATGGCAATGCAAAAGGAACCATTCAAAAGCTGCCAGTAGTAAAGGGCGCAGTCGCTTCGTATGACAAGTCTGGCAAAAAGCTGAAACTAGTCGGACAAAACAAAGAAATCGAAATTGCTGATTCCGCGCAAGTATACGGCAATCTGGTCGTAGGCGCGCAAGTAGAATACATCACGAAAAACGGCCGAGTGGCTTTCCTCACCGTTGTTACTTCTGACTCCGAAATCGTCGAAGGGATCGTGAAGACTGGCCTTAATTTTACAACGGCTGTAGGCGATGAGAAGAAATTCAAGGCAATCGTCAATGGAAGAGAAGTCGTTTTGGAAGTAGAAGATGGTGTAAATGTAAGCCGTTCTCACATCGGCCAAAAGTTTGTGGCAGTCGTTGGCGACAATGGCAAGATCAAGTCCATCACGATTAGCGACAACACGACAAAAGGAATTGTGGAAAAAGTATCTTCCGTGAGCGGTTCCAACTCGAAGAAAGAGCTGAGGGTAGACGGCACGACATATGTTCTGGATTCCAAAGCAACGATCAAAGGCAAGGCGCATCCAGAGGCGAAAGCAACAAGTGCATCGTTCTCTGACATCGAAAAAGACGACTTGGTCGAGCTGACACTCAATGTAGACGGCAAAGTATCCGAGCTTGTTTACACGAAGCTGAGCTTCACGGATACGATCACCGTTGATACAAACAAAAACCTGATTCGCGTTGCTGGCGTCAATTACGAGGTGCATGAAGATACTGAGTTGTTCGTAGACGAAGACGAAGTAGATGAGCTGGATGAGTTGACGAGCGGCCAAATTGCAGTGCTTACGTTTGACAAGAATGGAAATCTGGTGAAAGTAGAGCAGGGTGTAGGAGCAGCTACGAACAAGCTGGTCTCCGACACAACCGCGTATGCAGCAGGAAAGCTGGCAACTGTGAAAATCGACGGGAAAACCTACGATATCTTGACCAACGCGAAGCTGACAGTCGATGGTGACTCCGTATCACCAACCATGGTTAAAACCGATCAGTTTAATGACCACCGTATCCTTACGTGGAAATACAATGTCGGCACGAATGACATTGTGGAACTGACTTTGGAAAAGCAAACCGTAAAAGGATACGTGACGAAAAAATCCGGTTCCAAAATTACCGTGAACGGGAAAGTGTATGAGCTCTTGTCCGGCGTCACAATTGACAGCGATGCAGCATCCAACGACAAAGAGTACACGCTGACACTCAACAACGCTGGCAAAGTAAAAGCCGTTACAGGTGCGCCTAGGAAAGTAAGCGGCGTGGTTGACTCTGTTGAGGTTCGTAACGATGACGGCAAGGTGACTTCCGCGAAAGTAGAGGTTAACGGCAAGACGTACGATGTAACGGATGAGGACGCGATTGAAGACGTTGATCAATTTGAGTACGTGACATTGACTCTTGATCGTGACGGTGATGTCATTGCTGCTTCCATCAGTGGAAAACTTGCGAAAGAAAACGTGAGTTTCGTCGGAATCGAATCCCGTGTGAACAAAGACAAATACGTATTCTTCGGTGACGTATCGACGAGCTTGAAGATGACGGAAGACGCAAAGATCAAATACTACAACGGTAATGACTTGAAAGAAAGCGATCTTTCCACCAAAGACAAAGTGGATTTGTGGACAAATGACCAAGGTCATGTCTATGCCATTGTTGTAGCAAAACGATAA